A genomic stretch from bacterium includes:
- a CDS encoding alpha/beta hydrolase, with the protein MHRAMKLVGCLALLAAVAAPNRAEDSKHEADWMGRQMIQNGEAELEVLLEGNGPSLVLLPSLGRGAHDFDDLSHRLAKAGYRVVRPQPRGIGESSGTLDGLTMQILADDVAAVIRSFGNESVVVAGHAFGNRVARMLATLHPELVHGVVLLAAGGRVPIPDDIGQALRSSFDDSLSERERLAAIELAFFAEGHDPAVWRDGWYAAVAAAQGKASRETPAETWWAAGGKPLLVVQPAEDRIAPIGNAEHLAETYPDRVRVVEIPRAGHALLPEQPEAVAAAMLTWLQQL; encoded by the coding sequence ATGCACCGAGCCATGAAACTTGTGGGTTGCCTCGCGCTCCTGGCAGCCGTCGCTGCTCCGAACAGGGCCGAAGACTCGAAACACGAGGCGGACTGGATGGGCAGGCAGATGATTCAAAACGGTGAGGCCGAGCTGGAGGTGCTTCTCGAGGGAAACGGCCCGAGCCTGGTCCTGCTTCCCTCCTTGGGCCGGGGCGCCCATGACTTCGATGACCTCTCTCACCGCCTGGCGAAGGCTGGCTACCGTGTGGTCCGGCCGCAACCGCGAGGCATCGGTGAGAGCAGCGGCACCCTCGACGGTCTGACGATGCAGATCCTGGCGGACGACGTTGCGGCGGTGATCCGCTCATTCGGGAACGAATCCGTCGTCGTGGCGGGCCATGCATTCGGCAATCGCGTTGCACGCATGCTGGCCACTTTGCATCCCGAGCTGGTTCACGGGGTCGTCCTGCTGGCGGCGGGCGGGCGTGTTCCGATCCCGGACGATATCGGGCAGGCACTACGATCGAGCTTCGACGACAGCCTCTCCGAGCGCGAACGCCTGGCTGCCATCGAGCTCGCGTTCTTCGCAGAAGGCCACGACCCGGCGGTTTGGCGGGATGGGTGGTACGCGGCTGTGGCCGCAGCGCAGGGCAAGGCCAGTCGGGAGACACCTGCCGAAACCTGGTGGGCAGCCGGGGGGAAGCCGCTACTGGTGGTCCAGCCCGCCGAAGATCGCATTGCGCCCATCGGCAACGCCGAGCACCTGGCCGAAACGTACCCGGACCGCGTTCGTGTCGTCGAGATTCCGCGTGCGGGCCACGCGCTGTTGCCGGAGCAGCCGGAGGCCGTTGCCGCAGCAATGCTGACCTGGCTGCAGCAGCTGTAG